TTGAGAGAACTTATAGAACTAAAAAGGTTCACTGTACTCCATCTGAGCCCCATGTGGTATATAGTAAAATGGTTGAGGATAGATTAGTTGTCCATGCTTCAACACAGGTACCTTGGCATGCAAGAAGACTTCTAGCTTCTTTACTTGAAATTCCTGAAAACAAAATAAGAGTTATAAAGGAAAATGTAGGTGGAGGATTTGGAGCTAAGCAGGATATGCTAATAGAGGACCTAGCTTGTTATTTAACATGGGTAACAGGTCGTGGAGTATACTTTAGATTCACAAGGGAAGAGGAGTTTATAGCAGGAACTTCCCGTCACGATATGATAATAGGAGTTAAACTAGGGGCGAAAAAGGATGGAACAATTACAGCTATTCAAATGAATGTTAAATCTAACACAGGAGCCTTTGGAAACCATGCTCTAACAGTTTCAAAGAATGTTTGTAATGTGCCACTACCTCTATTTATAGTTCCAAATATTAAATTTGATATTGATATTTACTATAGTAACTTACCAAATGCAGGGGCCTATAGAGGATATGGAGCACCTCAGGGAACATTTGCCCTAATGACTGCAATAGATGAGTTAAGCCATGAGATCGGTGTGGATTACCTAGATATTTTAAAGAAAAATACAGTTAGAAGTGGAGATAGATTGGACCTTTTAGCTCAACTGGCTGAAATTGGTAAGGGAAATGCTGAGGAGATTGCAAGTTGTGGACTTATAGACACAATGGAGAAAGCAGCAGAGATGATGAACTGGAAAAATAAACCAAAGAGCAAGTGTGATCACATTAAAATAGGTCATGGAATGGCAATAGTTCAACAAAAATCTGGAATACCAGATATTGATACGGCCAATGCCATGGTTAAAATGTTAAATGATGGAACCTTTATAGTTCATATGGGAGGAACAGATTTAGGAACAGGAATGAACACAGTTTCAGCTCAGCTAGCAGCAGAGCATTTACAAACTGAGTTAGATGCCATCCATGTAATAGGAGCAGATTCAGATAATACTCCATTTGACGTAGGAGCCTATGCTTCTTCAGGAACACATTTCTCATGTGGAGCTGTTTTAAATGCAGTGAAGAAAATGGAAACAATAATCCTTGAGGCTGCAAGTGAACTTATGAATGAAAAGGTAGAGGACTTAAAACTTGAATATCCATCTAAGGTAGTTGGAAAAAATAGTGAGATTACATATGAGCAAATTGCCTTTAAAACCCAAAGTGGAAAGGGTAAGGGACAACTTATAGCCCATGCTAACTTCACAACAAGTTTACATGCCTTCCCATATGGAACTCATATGTGTGAGGTAGCAGTAAATACCAACACTGGAGAGGTTAAAATAAACAAATACTATGCAATTCATGACTGTGGAGTACCTATAAATCCAAAACTTGCCAAGGGGCAAATCTATGGAGCGGTAATCCAATCAATAGGACACTCTTTATATGAGGAGATGAAATTTGATAAGGATGGAAAACCTTTAAATGCCAATTTACTAGATTATAAGGTGGCTAAAATCAAGGATATTCCTGAGGACTTCAAGGTGGAGTTTGTTTACACTGAGGAGGAAAATGAAAAGTATGGACCTAGAAAATCTGTGGGAGAGGTTTCTATAAATGGAGCAGCCCCTGCAATTGCTACTGCTATCCATGATGCAACAGGAGTTTGGGTAAGAGAGTGGCCATTTACACCGGAACAAATATTAAAAGCTTTAGGAAAAATCTAATAAAAAGTTTTACAGGAGGGAACCATGGAAAATAAATTGGTTTTACAGGTGGATGAAAAACCGGGAAGTCTTTCAACTTGGGTGCTACTCTCCTTACAACATATATTTGCAGCTTTTAGTGGAATTGTCACTGTACCCATTATTTTTGGAAGTTCCTTGGGGTTTAATACTCTAGAAATGGGTGAAATAATAAGTGATATGTTAATTGTTTCAGGAGTTATAACAATATTTCAATGTTATGGATTTGGAAAGTTTGGAAGTAAGCTCCCTCAAGTGATGGGGTCAAACTTTACCTTTATAGGTCCAGGGTTAGCCATAGGAGGAGCTGCCATTGCTTTAAATGGTGGCTCTCCCCAAGGGGCCTATGGGGCAATACTTGGAGCTTCCCTAATAGGGGCCTTGGTACAAACCATACTTGGAAGTTTTACAGATAAATTAAGGGAGATATTTCCCCCTGTGGTTCAGGGGTGTGTGGTTTCCCTAATTGGAATGACCATAATAGGAGTTGCTGTGGACTGGTTTGCAGGGGGATTTGGTGCTCCTGATTACGGTTCACCTAGTAATCTTTTACTGGGATTTTCAGTTTTAGCCATAACCATATTTTTAAATCAATATGGAAGGGGAATATTTTCCTCTGGAGCTATATTCTTTGGAATTTTAAGTGGATATATTATAGCTGGAATAATGGGTAAATTGGATTTATCTCCAATTTTAAGTGCTGGATATATTCATTTACCTAGACCTTTAAAATATGGAATGGAATTTAAAATTCAATATATAATTCCCTTTGTAATTGCATACTTAGTTGCCCTGGTGGAGTCAACTGGGGACACCCTTGCCTGTGGAAAGGTTTGTGGTGTGGATATGGAAAAGGAGGGGGAAAGATTAAAGGGAGCTCTAATGTGGGGAGGAATGGGAAGCTTTGTAGGTGCCCTATTTAACGTAACTCCTACAACAACCTTTAGTCAAAATACAGGAATAGTATCTCTAACTGGTGTGGCTAGCCGTTGGGTAGTTATGGGTTCAGGAATACTACTTGTGTTAATGGGATTTTTCCCTAAGTTTTCAGCTCTGGTGGCAGTGATGCCAAACCCTGTTTTAGGAGGGGCTGGAGTGGTTATGTTTGGAATGATAGCTGCTGTGGGAATAGGTATTTTTAGAGAGGTGGATTATACAAAGGGAAATATGATAATAGTGGGAATATCAATAAGTGCTGGATTGGCAGTGACTTTAAAACCTGAGGTATTATCTAAATTACCAGAATTTGTAAGAACTATTTTATCCTCTGGAATTACCACAGGAACCCTAGTAGCAGTATTTCTTTCCATGATGTTTACAAAGTTTAAAGGGGGAGAACAATGATACTTAAAAATGGTTTGGTTTTAATAGAAAATAGAATTGAACCC
The window above is part of the Cetobacterium ceti genome. Proteins encoded here:
- a CDS encoding molybdopterin cofactor-binding domain-containing protein, with product MDKIKFTLNGVEKEFLGDRGASAKVFLREHGILTMREGCDGEGNCGLCSIILDGEVVNSCLLVVGQLENREVYTTEFFSNKRNLNTLQKAMVLAGIVQCGYCSPSIYLALNNLLKVKPQPSKEDVKDALSSILCRCTGYEQMFDVVTIYNKLLNNEPVDEEKLLSNLRVVEKSVCKLDGPKLVRGEKSFVEDYVDNDACILKVLRSPHASAYIKEIDVTEAEKLPGVVYILTHKNSPKKVYGRSGQSYPEPSPYDRRLIGQKVYHVGDRVAAVLAESEEIAIEAMKLIKVEYEVLKPVTTLEEAMAPDAPIVHNGPLTYGTGKVVDNEGLDPREVPVFYNFPVGDNIRKNMVASSKGGMGDVEKAFGEADTIVERTYRTKKVHCTPSEPHVVYSKMVEDRLVVHASTQVPWHARRLLASLLEIPENKIRVIKENVGGGFGAKQDMLIEDLACYLTWVTGRGVYFRFTREEEFIAGTSRHDMIIGVKLGAKKDGTITAIQMNVKSNTGAFGNHALTVSKNVCNVPLPLFIVPNIKFDIDIYYSNLPNAGAYRGYGAPQGTFALMTAIDELSHEIGVDYLDILKKNTVRSGDRLDLLAQLAEIGKGNAEEIASCGLIDTMEKAAEMMNWKNKPKSKCDHIKIGHGMAIVQQKSGIPDIDTANAMVKMLNDGTFIVHMGGTDLGTGMNTVSAQLAAEHLQTELDAIHVIGADSDNTPFDVGAYASSGTHFSCGAVLNAVKKMETIILEAASELMNEKVEDLKLEYPSKVVGKNSEITYEQIAFKTQSGKGKGQLIAHANFTTSLHAFPYGTHMCEVAVNTNTGEVKINKYYAIHDCGVPINPKLAKGQIYGAVIQSIGHSLYEEMKFDKDGKPLNANLLDYKVAKIKDIPEDFKVEFVYTEEENEKYGPRKSVGEVSINGAAPAIATAIHDATGVWVREWPFTPEQILKALGKI
- a CDS encoding uracil-xanthine permease family protein, with the protein product MENKLVLQVDEKPGSLSTWVLLSLQHIFAAFSGIVTVPIIFGSSLGFNTLEMGEIISDMLIVSGVITIFQCYGFGKFGSKLPQVMGSNFTFIGPGLAIGGAAIALNGGSPQGAYGAILGASLIGALVQTILGSFTDKLREIFPPVVQGCVVSLIGMTIIGVAVDWFAGGFGAPDYGSPSNLLLGFSVLAITIFLNQYGRGIFSSGAIFFGILSGYIIAGIMGKLDLSPILSAGYIHLPRPLKYGMEFKIQYIIPFVIAYLVALVESTGDTLACGKVCGVDMEKEGERLKGALMWGGMGSFVGALFNVTPTTTFSQNTGIVSLTGVASRWVVMGSGILLVLMGFFPKFSALVAVMPNPVLGGAGVVMFGMIAAVGIGIFREVDYTKGNMIIVGISISAGLAVTLKPEVLSKLPEFVRTILSSGITTGTLVAVFLSMMFTKFKGGEQ